From the Argopecten irradians isolate NY chromosome 13, Ai_NY, whole genome shotgun sequence genome, one window contains:
- the LOC138305771 gene encoding uncharacterized protein, with protein MITRRAVSNIISATFRYTTHVSDNILDFSDNIFEVSDNTSEFSDNTFDVFDNTLTVSYNNSLEASDNTLKVLYDTPEVSDNTSDVSDNTSDGFYNTFDVSGNTSEVSDNILDVSNITSDASDNTLEVTNNTLEVTDNTLDVTDNSLEVSDNISELCSVTNHQRPSHNANRNNVSREDGNVEE; from the exons ATGATAACACGACGAGCTGTATCCAATATCATCTCC GCAACATTTCGTTACACCACACAtgtatctgacaacatcctgGATTTCTCTGACAACATCTTCGAGGTATCTGACAACACATCGGAGTTCTCTGACAACACCTTTGATGTCTTTGACAACACATTGACGGTCTCTTACAACAACTCATTGGAGGCCTCTGATAACACATTGAAGGTGTTGTACGACACACCGGAGGTCTCTGACAACACATCGGACGTCTCTGACAACACATCGGATGGCTTCTACAACACATTTGATGTATCTGGCAACACTTCGGAGGTCTCTGACAACATATTGGATGTCTCTAATATCACTTCAGATGCCTCTGATAACACATTGGAGGTGACTAACAACACCTTGGAGGTGACTGACAACACCTTGGATGTGACTGACAACTCATTGGAGGTCTCTGACAACATATCGGAG CTATGTTCAGTAACAAATCACCAAAGACCGTCTCACAATGCAAATCGAAATAATGTGAGTCGAGAAGATGGAAACGTGGAAGAATAA